A part of Larkinella insperata genomic DNA contains:
- a CDS encoding SDR family oxidoreductase — MQTVIVTGGAQGIGRVTTQYLLTHGYQVAIWENDTEALKDFSETLQGTNAQAQVIPCDITSEIAIKDAVRETLDRFGQINHLVNNAAVMVEKPLDRFSLDDWNTVISTNLTGPFLCAKYTAPHLAEQHGSIVNLCSTRAFQSEPDTFAYSASKGGIFALTHSLAISLGPDVRVNCISPGWIDVSALKKKGKAHKEALRPEDHAQHPVGRVGQADDIARMVLFLIYDANSFITGQNFTIDGGMTRKMIYVP; from the coding sequence ATGCAAACAGTTATCGTTACGGGAGGAGCCCAGGGTATTGGTCGTGTTACTACGCAGTATCTCCTGACCCACGGCTACCAGGTGGCCATCTGGGAAAACGACACGGAGGCTCTCAAGGATTTTTCGGAGACGCTACAGGGAACAAACGCGCAAGCCCAGGTTATCCCTTGTGACATCACCTCCGAAATCGCCATCAAAGATGCGGTACGGGAAACCCTTGACCGGTTTGGTCAGATTAACCACCTCGTCAACAATGCGGCCGTCATGGTCGAGAAGCCGCTCGACCGGTTTTCGCTCGATGACTGGAATACGGTTATTAGCACGAACTTAACCGGCCCCTTCCTATGCGCCAAATATACCGCCCCTCACCTGGCCGAACAACACGGCAGCATCGTTAATCTGTGCTCCACCCGGGCTTTCCAATCCGAACCGGACACCTTTGCCTACTCTGCTTCCAAAGGCGGAATCTTTGCTTTAACCCATTCGCTGGCGATTAGTTTAGGGCCCGATGTTCGGGTGAACTGCATCAGTCCGGGCTGGATCGACGTGTCGGCTCTCAAGAAAAAAGGGAAAGCGCACAAAGAAGCGTTACGTCCCGAAGACCACGCCCAGCACCCGGTTGGACGGGTTGGTCAGGCGGACGATATTGCCCGCATGGTTTTATTTCTGATTTATGACGCCAATTCGTTCATCACCGGCCAAAACTTCACCATCGACGGAGGAATGACGCGGAAAATGATTTATGTGCCTTAA
- a CDS encoding right-handed parallel beta-helix repeat-containing protein has protein sequence MAKDKMMKNSWITFLILLGSLVGIEAKSRLLTSTVINQLQLIPKKNQQEDVATIIGPSTTAYADLTISNALYIFHHTESAVPGDYIALQGHFPADAEVGLRVIDQKNYILLRPIQQGDGIFQTRIPPDLRLGQYELFVKSATLRSEAKYVNKPVPECFNSPQVYSGASMVIKGRDLMMPGSDLTPIIRFVQQGNGSVSYATYEPNGSYGFKLNIKAPKGLVAGKKYRVFVNNGLGESQVNDVLTAIAPATDYYQLEVGFHANFTAAIVNNVYDLTTDNRLKTRIRAGDAKTNYRDVIQAAIDQANADGGGVVKLPKGTYQCTGTSGTGLTMKSNVILEGAGQDATTLEYNGFSSRFLFSQASSSTIGLANIGLINRDAADETAIKSAAGILNNDVLFIKNVRWNIGVGDRVFVRGSKKVIIQNLKATQTKVGLGGPLRVSGCLYATVRDSEFSLAQAVQFVNADRYFIENNKFIRNNGIPIDQGTPTTMHIVTNEFMSNSLVAGNSFLVDNGSIARIAGRDPNGHRTKVRNNDGESIICEGGGPKPPFLYKGDVTNATATTLTDTDQRFEAINDSPYVSIIRGKGMGQVRKITSVTGTTLTLEKAWDVTPDQTSVYTTFCFGLQNVVYYNNKFENQQRGITLYKAALCRISLVNNTLINSGAIDLQPTQNIRNSGKTLQFIPVYDVDIIGNKGSSVSDPYKGCSMGLQLVQNKIPLTWGTGCIGLRMKGNTLRQQIPNQLVVVDDDYYPSFNAYMTYFRKTSTGKNPDSYFKENGVPLILGTIIQDCTVYNAEKPVSLGTGTYYTLIAGIKKINSAANTVFEKIPVPVPGTPAPSGSQYTITLP, from the coding sequence GTGGCAAAAGATAAAATGATGAAAAACAGCTGGATTACATTCCTGATTTTATTGGGCAGTCTGGTAGGAATTGAAGCGAAAAGCCGATTGCTGACCTCAACTGTAATCAATCAATTACAGCTTATTCCGAAGAAAAACCAGCAGGAGGACGTAGCGACTATCATAGGACCATCTACCACCGCCTATGCCGATCTGACTATCTCAAATGCACTGTATATTTTCCACCATACCGAGTCGGCCGTGCCGGGAGATTACATCGCTCTGCAGGGTCACTTTCCCGCCGATGCCGAAGTAGGTCTACGGGTGATTGACCAAAAGAATTACATTCTATTGCGTCCGATTCAACAGGGAGACGGGATATTCCAGACCCGTATCCCGCCTGACCTCCGGCTTGGACAGTATGAATTGTTTGTAAAAAGCGCTACTCTCCGTTCAGAGGCAAAGTATGTAAATAAACCAGTTCCCGAATGCTTTAACTCACCTCAAGTGTACAGCGGGGCCAGTATGGTCATTAAGGGGCGCGATTTGATGATGCCCGGTTCGGATTTAACGCCAATCATCCGGTTTGTTCAGCAAGGCAACGGTTCCGTCAGTTACGCAACGTACGAGCCGAATGGAAGCTACGGCTTTAAGCTCAACATTAAGGCGCCCAAGGGGCTGGTTGCGGGAAAAAAATACAGGGTTTTTGTCAACAATGGACTGGGGGAATCTCAGGTAAATGATGTGCTGACGGCCATTGCTCCGGCTACCGATTATTATCAGTTGGAAGTGGGCTTTCACGCCAATTTTACGGCAGCAATTGTCAACAATGTCTATGACCTGACCACTGATAACCGGCTGAAGACCCGGATAAGGGCGGGAGATGCTAAGACCAATTACCGGGATGTGATTCAGGCGGCTATCGATCAGGCCAATGCCGACGGGGGTGGGGTGGTCAAGCTTCCCAAAGGAACCTATCAATGCACGGGGACGTCAGGAACCGGCCTGACCATGAAATCCAACGTGATTTTAGAGGGAGCCGGGCAGGATGCCACCACGCTCGAATACAACGGTTTTTCGAGCCGATTTCTTTTCAGTCAGGCGTCAAGCAGTACCATCGGGCTCGCCAACATCGGGCTGATTAACAGGGATGCTGCAGACGAGACGGCTATTAAATCGGCGGCAGGAATATTAAACAATGATGTACTTTTTATTAAGAACGTTCGCTGGAACATCGGCGTGGGTGACAGGGTCTTTGTTCGGGGGAGTAAAAAAGTAATTATTCAAAATTTAAAAGCTACTCAGACTAAAGTTGGATTAGGTGGGCCTTTGCGCGTCAGCGGCTGTTTGTATGCAACTGTTCGGGATTCTGAGTTTTCGCTGGCGCAGGCAGTTCAGTTTGTGAACGCTGACCGGTATTTCATTGAGAATAATAAATTTATCCGCAATAACGGCATTCCCATTGATCAAGGTACCCCCACGACGATGCACATTGTTACCAACGAGTTTATGTCGAATTCGCTGGTCGCTGGAAACTCGTTTTTGGTAGACAATGGATCCATAGCGCGCATTGCCGGTCGGGATCCCAACGGTCACCGGACCAAGGTCCGAAATAATGACGGGGAAAGTATCATTTGTGAGGGAGGAGGTCCGAAGCCACCCTTTCTGTATAAAGGTGATGTAACCAACGCAACCGCTACAACCCTGACGGATACTGATCAGCGTTTCGAAGCCATCAATGATTCGCCCTACGTCTCTATTATTCGAGGAAAAGGTATGGGGCAGGTACGCAAAATCACTTCGGTAACGGGTACAACCTTGACCCTGGAAAAGGCGTGGGATGTTACACCCGATCAGACCAGTGTGTATACCACATTCTGTTTTGGTCTACAAAACGTCGTTTATTACAACAACAAATTCGAAAACCAGCAACGGGGCATTACGCTTTACAAGGCTGCCCTGTGTCGGATAAGTTTGGTGAATAATACCCTGATTAATTCCGGAGCAATTGATCTACAACCCACGCAGAACATCCGCAACAGTGGAAAAACGTTGCAGTTTATACCTGTTTATGATGTCGATATAATTGGAAACAAAGGCTCCTCGGTTTCCGATCCCTATAAAGGGTGTTCAATGGGGCTACAGCTTGTTCAGAACAAGATTCCGCTGACCTGGGGAACAGGTTGCATCGGGTTGCGAATGAAGGGTAATACGCTGCGCCAGCAAATTCCAAATCAACTGGTAGTTGTTGATGATGACTATTATCCTTCATTTAATGCCTATATGACCTATTTCCGGAAAACATCGACCGGAAAAAATCCTGATTCTTACTTTAAAGAGAACGGTGTCCCTCTCATTTTAGGTACGATTATCCAGGATTGCACGGTTTACAATGCAGAGAAACCCGTTTCTCTCGGCACGGGTACGTACTACACTTTAATTGCCGGGATCAAAAAGATCAATTCGGCTGCCAATACTGTCTTTGAGAAAATACCAGTGCCCGTTCCCGGAACACCGGCACCGTCTGGTAGCCAGTATACAATTACGCTTCCGTGA
- a CDS encoding histone deacetylase family protein: protein MLKIAYNSIYRHPLPEGHRFPMAKYELIHDQLVYEGTCGPDNFFSPEPVDDRWVLTVHTADYVQQLKTLTVPAVMMRRIGFPLSAGLVHREWVITQGTIDCSRIALKDGVALNIAGGTHHAYPDRGEGFCLLNDVAVAARYLLENRLASKILIIDLDVHQGNGTAVIFQGDPRVFTLSMHGKDNYPLHKEHSDLDVELPTGMTDEAYLNRLSDTLPNVIKKQKPDFLFYISGVDILESDRLGKLKISREGCKQRDAFVFEQALRHGLPITVSMGGGYSPRMADIVEAHCNTFRLAEKFYF, encoded by the coding sequence ATGTTGAAAATTGCTTACAATTCTATCTACCGACACCCTCTGCCCGAAGGCCACCGTTTTCCGATGGCGAAATACGAACTGATTCACGACCAGTTGGTGTACGAAGGAACGTGTGGACCGGATAATTTTTTTTCGCCCGAGCCGGTGGATGACCGCTGGGTGCTGACCGTGCATACGGCCGATTATGTTCAGCAATTGAAAACGCTGACGGTTCCGGCAGTGATGATGCGTCGCATTGGGTTTCCGCTATCCGCCGGGCTGGTGCACCGGGAATGGGTTATTACGCAGGGAACCATCGATTGCAGCCGGATTGCCTTAAAAGATGGGGTCGCCCTGAACATCGCCGGAGGCACGCACCACGCCTATCCGGACCGGGGCGAGGGGTTTTGCCTGCTCAATGACGTGGCCGTGGCCGCCCGGTATCTGCTGGAGAACCGGCTTGCATCCAAGATTCTTATCATTGATCTCGATGTTCACCAGGGCAATGGCACGGCGGTTATTTTTCAAGGGGACCCGCGCGTCTTTACGCTGAGTATGCATGGTAAAGATAACTATCCACTGCACAAAGAACACTCGGATCTGGATGTTGAACTACCAACCGGGATGACCGATGAAGCCTATCTGAACCGGTTGTCTGATACGTTACCCAATGTAATAAAAAAACAAAAGCCCGATTTTCTGTTTTATATTTCCGGCGTTGATATTCTGGAGTCCGACCGGCTCGGGAAGCTGAAAATTTCCCGGGAAGGCTGTAAACAACGCGATGCATTTGTCTTTGAACAGGCACTTCGCCACGGATTACCCATAACGGTTTCAATGGGCGGTGGTTATTCACCCCGTATGGCCGACATTGTGGAAGCGCACTGTAATACGTTTCGGTTAGCTGAAAAATTTTACTTTTAA